DNA sequence from the Lycium barbarum isolate Lr01 chromosome 5, ASM1917538v2, whole genome shotgun sequence genome:
CATGGAACAAAAGTTCCTCTTATTTCATTTTACCATCTTTTAAGGCGTGGAAAACAGATATACCAAGAATGCCTAGTGACTTCTTCCAAGTGGAAATGATCTTGGACATCTTACAATACATGATCTCCTTGTACTTTTACCAGTTTAAGGTTTTATAAGCACAACAAACGAAAACAAATAGCGACAGAGAGAAACATACATCAACATACCACAGGGCATACATTACACTGATGTAAGACCGACATCTCTGCATAgtggattttattttattttactttttctaTCAGGTTCTGCACAGTGGATTTTATGGTAGCATAAAAATTTAATTCTCCTAGTTTATACATGATTCAGAAGCCCTACGAATGGATCGAATGAGAATAGAACGAATTCAATAATATACCTTGAATGGTAATAAAATAATACCTTTCCCTGCATTGATGAACAAATAGTGGATGCTAAGTAAATTCCTGTTCCAAGCCCTAGAACATTAAAAACAGTGGAAATAGCCTCGCCTTTAGCAAACAGATCACTAAGATTGCCTTCTTTGGCAAATGAAGAATATACTGGCAATCTTGTTGCTCTAGCTGCAACAACCGCCATTCCCTGATAACTCCAAACAAAAATAACGTCATTAACACTGCGGCCTACAAATTTCTCACAAATCACATCACTGAAGATTAGATTATACACAATTTTAAAATGTACCAAAATTTTTTACTCAATTGGACTAATAAAATATATCTTCCACAGATAGAACAATTGAGTGTCCACTAGTGCTCCAAAAGGAGAAACCACAAATCACTCTCTCGAGGGAGAATATCATAAAAGAAACTGAAACCTTAAAGCGACTGGTTAACTATTCCCTCTTTCAGTAGTTTAAAAACTGTACGCAGCTTTCTGGAAAATCCAGTTCCCTTTTTAGTAATGTTTCATTTCCATTATACTTCAAGATAAAAGTGATTAAAAAAGGGGAGTGGTGCAAAGTGCAGATAAATTTAACTCCTCGACATATATGAATTTCTCGTATTTTCTCCTGCGGTATGAAAAGAAATACAAAAGCTGCAAGAAGAATCCTATATATTAAATCAGAAAAATGGGGAGAATTTGGGAATCAAAAAATGGTATATCATGTCCGCCAGAGGAATAGAGGGAGAAACAAGAAATACATAATTCGAACTACATTGAATCAGTGTCATTCATAAGTCTCCCAAAATACTCAGTGAGCCTCTATAATCAATAAGCAGAGAAAACTTACCTTTGCGAAATTGCCAAGGCCAGCTACTTCAAGAAACAAATGCGGGCATAAAGGAGACAAAACTTCTAAACCAGTCCCCATGTCATACAGAACATCAGCTGCAGCATAGAAAGTATATATAATTTAAAACTACTCTACAATTTAACAAAGCAATGCAAGTAATAGAATTAAATTACGCAGAAACAACTCTgataaagaaataaagaagaatCACAGCATAGACCAATGCTCCAGGGATATTGCACAAACCTAAAATTCTCCAACGTTTAGGCTCAGAATCCATCCTTGCACCTAAGTTGCTACATATGAGCTTTCCGACATGTTGCATACCATCTCTCAATATCTGTAAATAAACAGAACAATCATGAAATAACTCCCTTAAGAATGAAAGGGAACTGGACGTAATACTTGAGGAGTCATCTGTTTAATCTGTCCACTAGATAAAGGCTTACCCAACTCACTGCAGTTGCCTGAGCAGGGGTAGGACGCAAGCCTGCAGCAAATAGCAGTGACTGCAAAGGAGTAATATTCAGAAGTATAATAATTTTAATGTATCATGTATTTAGGTCTTAAGAACAAAAGCCAATGTCAAccatgaatatatacatacatgtagTGTGTGTCCGTGTGTGTGCGTGCTCTTGTTTGAAAATAGTATACTCTAAAAAGTTTTAGTGTCGAATAAAGTTTAGCAGGCAGTGAGATGCTTCATAGTTAGAAGACCTGAGTCGACAAAACCGACAATGCTGCACTCGTGAAGTGTTGGAGTGCTCGAAATTGTGTGTATCTCAGATACCCCTCATTCACACTGCAGAAGCAATCAAGAGCAGATATTTACATTACATATTCATGAAGCTTGCGACCAACTAGAACTGTTGAGCAATGATTTCTAAGAATTTCACACCTATATGGATAGCCAGATGGGAAAAATTTATTCAGAAAGGGTTCAACAATTCTCTGTGCAGCTGGTCTAGAGTCATCAACCATCTTGACCTGTAAAGAGAGATAGAAGTAAGTCTCTATTTGGAAACAAGTAGTTTGGATATATTAACATGACACGGAAAATGTAGTACAGAGTGGCAAGATATACTACATGTAGTGACATATTTAGGCATCGAGAAAAAATAATAGTAGTATAGAATATCAATCACTGGGATGTAATATGTACTATTAATATGCTCAAGATGTTTATAACCTCTCAAAAATATTACTTCCACCTACAGAAATGGCAAGGGGAAAGCTAAACAACAGAGGAGAAGTTAATGCCAATATACGAAATTATTGTGCACATTCAAACATATATGAAGTTATTACCTACATTATTGAACTACATCTGTCACAACTGTCAAAAAGGGGAGAACAGGAAATACGAGCCATATTCGAAGCTTACGAGCAGTAAAATTAGCTTAGATAGTTATCAGAGTGCAATGGTTTCTAATTAACAAGTAGTTTAATTTACCTAGtacttcttctttattttttctttgagAATGGTAACAATAATTACTTGGTACCTATTGAAGAAGTAAAAAGGTTCAATTTCCAAACTTTTTGCATGAGTCCAACCCAATCCCATCAGATATCCAGGATTTAAGTTTTATGGGTTTAACATTTAAAGTTCTTAGCATTAAATCCACTATATCTTTAAAGTTATAGGTTCATATGttactatttattgcaattttagtgCATTTTTACATATAAAGTTATACACTGCACCGAAAGTGCTCGGTTCAGATGAACCTGTATCGATATGCTACTCCGCCTCGGAATCCCATTAACTGCTTTCCTGTGCAGCCAAATTTGAAAATGGGCGTTTACTAAAAATACCACTAATGGCATTACTAGCTTGTTTGGCCTAGCTTCTAAAACCTAATTATTTTGAAAATTGTTCTTTGTTAGAAGTTCTTTCCAAAAAAGGTACTTTTGGAGAATAACAATTCACTTTTGGCTAATTAATTTCAAAAGCACTTTTGCCAATATTAGAGCAGTAATTTGTGCTTGGTCAAGTTTCCACAAGTGTTTCCACGGAAAAACTGTTTTTAAAGCTTTTGAAAAGCACTTATTTTGTTCCTAAAGCTAGGCCAAACACCTCAACTCTCTATAAAATAGGCATTTTTTTGACTATATGTATGCAATTTCCAAACTGGATCCCTCTTTTTCTGTCCTCTCATTGCTGCTAAGCTAATTAAAAGTACAAACAACTTAATGAAAACTGAAACAGATTATGACTGGTGCACAACATATtcttttagcttctgaaaaatagCTTCTGTTACTATTCAAAAGCACTTAATTTTGTTCCTAAACGCTAGGCCAAACACTTCGACTCTCTAAAATAAGCACTATTGGCTATACCTAGTGCCATTTGCTAACTGGATCAATCTTTTTCTGTCATTTTATTGCTCCTAAGCTAATTAAAACGACAAACAAGGTAACAAAAACTGAAATGGAGTATGACTTGTACACTACAACAAGCAATTGAAGATAGAATTAGGAAAATctttagcaacaaaaaaaaaaaaaaaggagaatttACCAATAGCTTACCCTAGAGCAGTAATTTGTGCTCGGTCAAGTTTCCAAAAGTCTTTATGGGAAAAAGCTATTGTCTTTAGCTGCTGAAAAACAGTTTCTGCTACTATTCAAAAGCACTTAATTTGTTCCTAAAAACTAGGCGAAACACCTCAATTTTCTAAACTAAGcaactttaaataaaaaaaaaataaaaaaaaaaaaaaaaacactcttgGTTATATATAGTGCAATTTCCTAACTTGGGTCCATCTATTTCTGTAATTTGATTGCTCCTAAGCAAATTAAAACTACAAACAATGTACTAAAAACTTAAAAGGAATATGACAGGTATACAATAACAAGAAATCtttaaacaaaagaaaagagaaaaacttACCGATAGCTTACCATCAGTTTGAAATTGAAATTGACGAGAAACTGAATTAGATATTTCAATCCAAGAAATTGGCACCTGAGGTGGCCTCTCATCTGCTTCTTTTCTTTGCATTTTTATCTTATCCTACATTTAcgcatacatacataaatatattcATCCACAAATTTCAAATTAAAACATCGGAataagggccaaaattacccctgaactttgaaaaatagtttatccACACCTTTCGTTATAACGTGGCATCATcgcagcccttcaaaattattttcccctcgcTGGAAAAAAATTCGagtcgggttgagttattttagtgagtaaaaaattatttgaggggaaaataattttgaagggctgcgATGTCACGTTgcagccgttagacataaggCTATAAATGATCTCATAGCGGTTAGACATAAgttataattgaccccatagtattaGGGTAAATAACTTAAGAAGAATAAAGGGGAGTGTTACTTACCAGTATTTGCATTTTGGAACAAACGGTATTCTAAGCAGAGAGAAAAGAGAGGAGTTCTGCTGGGGAAGTTTTGGGGGATATGAGTATAGCTAAATTAGCCTCTGCTGTGTCTAAGTTGCGTATTTGGCCAATAGGTCGAGTATAATTACATTCTCTagttaaatatatttttaaaacagggGTGAAGGTGCAAATATACTCGTAAATTTTGTGATTTAGAGTAGATATATTCTTTTTATAAAAGTGGTGTATacatacccctgccgttatataCCTTTGCCGTtacaaaatagtgcaaatatattctttttgttgacgggatttttaaaaaaattatttaggttattttttaattaagaaaatgcCACGTGACGTTGAAAAAATGTctggccattttttttttaagtagacatacttttctaaagccacgtagtaatttttttttatgaatcgGATCTTATTCGTTTTGAAAAATGGGTTGACTTATTTTTCTAAACCTTCTTGATATAATCTCATGAATCTCCACATTTTAGAAAGTCAGTTGGAAGTTGGAACGAGGTTGAAATTATATATCTACTCTCTAATTATGCGATAAATATCGTATTAGAACTGCTAAAGCACGCTTCTAGTCATCGGCGATAACCGAAAATCTTTCATTTATGTGGAAgtgctttttcttttttgtttcttttaattATAATGTTTTGTTAATTTTTCGAGTTTGGAGTATAGATTATGATAATGtcaaatttttaaataaaaaaattcttaCGTGACAAGTACACAGTGAagaaatgatgatatgataatggcATATCATTTTTCGGCATCCAAAATTTGACATCCCATTAATTTGTGTTTTTGGACAACTAACACATAATTTAGTAACTTTATTGTCACAAAAACTTATAACTTTAATGTTACAAATAATTAGTTTAATAACTATACTATTatagaaaataattttataacgTTAATATTATAAAGAGTAAATTTAGTGAACCATTAGAAAGGTAATTTTTCTGCAGAGCCAAAATAAGCAGCAATTTCTCATACCTGCAATTTGCTTGGAGTCTTGGTAATTGGAGATTTGGAGTAATTCACGGCATATGTGTAGTTGTGTACTcgaattgaatttcttttaggTGTCGTTTGGTTCAAGGGATGAGGACAAATTTGGGATTAGTTTACTTCATATATTTAATTGCTGGTATTAGCTAAAATTAAGATTAAAGTTATACTAAAATCATGGGATTGTCTATCCTATATAAAAGGTAAAATTATTTATCCCAATTTTAATCTTAATCATAATTCGGAGATTATAATCCTGAATATTTTGTTTTTGAACCAAACGACTTAGGAATGCCAATTTATCCATCGCTCGGTATTTAGAAAGAATCATGTCTTTgttgatatttatcatttaattATGGCTAAGTGATAGTAGTTTTTATTTTAATGTTAACTTCATGATGTTTAGATATTTAAAATTGAATATAGTAGATCTGATTGTCTCTAAATCTAAATAATTTAGCTGTTTTTATTTCCTCAGGATCGTATACTTtaactttatttatttataaactCTAAGTATAAAATTAGAATGAAATCATAATCCGATATGATAATCCTTAAAACATAGTAATAATTTTCATAAGCCAATAATTAGGCATTAGATTCACATGAACAAACTCCAATAGCTTTAACAACGAGGAAAAATACTACAAGGTAATTTTGCTACCAAGGTCACTGCCTTGTTGATCAGCAGGGCATGTTTTGGCATCACTACATACACATTCGCCATGACGACAAAACAAAAGCGGAAGATCACACTTGTTAGGATCGCAATCTTGATCAGTCTTACACTTGTGAGGATTAAAAACTTGTTAGCATCGATCGAAAGCATAAATCtgaataattaattaaatatgatcgagacatatatatatatatctagaatCAATATTCGGAATcgattgaaaaatattttttacgaTCCGGTTGAAAACAGATAACAACTTAATTAAACCTTCTTAAAAATATAACCGATGTTTCAAATATTTTATGCTTTGGGGTGAAGCAGTTCAGACAGTCTGTTACCTGGTCAATAGGAGTCCATCAGTTCCATTGGATTTTGACATCCCAGAAAGAGTTTGGACCAAATAAGAGGTGTGCAACTCGCAtatgaaagtgttcggttgcagAGCTTTTGCACATGTACCGAAGAAGCAGAGAACAAAGCTAGATGACAAATATGTTCCCTGCATATTCATCGGATATGGAGATAAAGAGTTCGGGTACAGACTGTGGGATCTTGTAAAGAAGAAGGTCATCAGAAGCAGAGACGTAGTCTTCCGAGAAAGTGAAGTTGGAACTGCTGATGATATGTCAGAGAAGGTCAAGAATGGTATGGTCCCTAACTTTGTTACCATTCCTTCTAACCATCCCAGGAGCGCAGATAGTACGACTGACGAGGTTGCTAAGCAGGGGGATCAACCTGGTGAGACTATCGAGCAGGGGGAGCAACTTGATAATTATGCCGAGCAAGTTGAGTACCCCTActcaggaggaggaggaggaggaggaggaggaggaggaggaggaagaagaagaagaagaagaagaagaagaagaagaagaagaagaagaagaagaagaagaagaagaagaagaagaagaagaagaagaagaagaaggagaagaaggagaagaaggagaagcagaaggagaagcagaagaagaagaagaagaagaagaagaagaagaagaagcagaagaagaagaagaagaaagagaagcagaagaagaagaagaagaagaagaagaagaagaagaagaagaagaagaagaagaagaagaagaatctcaacCTCTGAGGAGATCAGAATGGCAAAGGGTAGAGTTATCCAAGTACTCGTCCTCAGAGTATGTCTTCATCAGTGATGACGGGGAGCCAGAAAGTCTGAAGGAGGTGTTGTTCCATCCAGAAAAGAGCCAGTGGATGAAAGCCATGCAAGAAGAGATGGAATCTCTACAGAAAAATGACACATACAAGCTAGTTAAACTTCCAAAGGGTAAAAGACTACTTAAATGCAAGTGGGTCTTCAAACTCAAAAAAGATGAAAATGGCAAGCTGGTCAGATATAAAGCTCGATTGGTAGTAAAAGGCTTTGAACAGAAGAAAGGTATTGATTTTGACGAAATTTTCTCACTTGTTGTCAAAATGACTTCTATTCGAACCATTTTGAGCTTAGCAGCTAGCCTGGATCTTGAAATGGAGCAATTGGACGTgaaactgcatttcttcatggagatttggaagaggagatttatatggagcAGCTAGAAGGATTTAAGTATCAGTAAAGAAACACATGGTGTGCAAATTGAATAAAAGTCTTTATGGGTTAAAGCAGGCACtaagacagtggtacaagaagtttgacgTATCCATGAAAAGTCAAACTTACACAAAGACCTATGATGATTCATGTGTATACTTCAAAAGATTTGTCTTGTCAGTTGCCACAAGCTTCAAAAGATCGTCAGGACTTTAGTACAAGTTTGTGTCATAACTTTGGAAGTACTTGTACATAAGTTAACTTATCATCAAAAGTTCTTGAAAATTTTATGGGTGCCTTGCCTTACCACTAAGTCCTGACGCATCGTCAGGTGTCTAATATAAGTTGTATCATAACTTTAGTATAATTGTTTGCAAATCCTGACAAATCAAAACttttaccccggatttggataatcaattgaatttgtacgcgggtatagaaTATGTGCTTGAATCTTGAGGTATATTTGATAGCGGAAAATAAACGTGTGAATATTTGGTAATAAAACGGCTAGTAACggtgatttgcttaatttgctacggacatgaacgtttagaagccatgttgaatacttaatggatgaaacacaacgtaaatggaaacaaacggccttggccggatcagatattgagagagagattgcatatatatttttctattacaagtgttcttggaaaatgaagaagccaaccccctTAAAGGAaggggatatgccctatttatagtggcacttccatggttctcatacaatatgagttaataaaataataataaaaaggactgctctgcacggatttggtgggattagactgacggcgccgtctgacacacgcatggtaggtagttgaccgtgactggacgttactggcgcgtgacccgtcTGCAATGGCCACACGGACAAACGGTCACTCGGGCTAATGGCCATGCGGATCAACGgctacacggaccaacggctactcggaccaacaaccgtacggaccaacggctatacgaaccaacggccacgaatgctcgggtcaccgggcttggtcgctccaatgacgaagaaggcagatcagtcggtcccctcgctccaccggtttgcctagcatccggtttttaccgtatacagatagccccacacttcccggatctccgatctatcggagtaacggggagtggataacttctgaaaccggtggccctgtcagctcgtcgttaccttcttatttctttgttttgaatgtttgccattatttttgtcatgatcgttggtccgttttaggacaggtcgactcatagtcgttaattcaccgtgcccgtgggacttatccgatgcttcataagttcagatgtctccgaattatgataggcattttctttagggtcggtattttttcaatCTTGGCAAAGTTTTTTatgtagcagtccccgttttgggggaatttgccgagctttggcttgggtcattgtgaccttgtcgcctttgtcgaatttcgggcacaatcATCTGTTGCACCTTatttttaccaaggctaaacaaagcacaacttatggagctctgaaataattaattatgtacagagtcgccacctagcatttaaggtatactagggtacctataaattattaatatatgcagcttaacatggtctacgaaaataagtgagattctaggtaagggttcaaattattccgaagggaaggtgttaggcatccttcagaatcctcaaatgtggttcccggctggaccaatttaactattcgagggatgtgtaaaaaggcttgattattacttacaaaaattagtagaatttagactaaagaataactaatatgactattcacataaataatcatgcaatatgtattttttacatatgtgatataataattactttttttaaaaaaggttatgtgcaacttagaaacttaggtatgtgacaaaggtataaaaagaaaatggacatgaaattattttgcactcgaagtgagttaactaatttaactagttaagtatgtacgcctaatcaattaattatgagagtacattctaaagcctaaatattgaggcaaatcaccctatttattcacttaagtgtgctaatctattgaattaaaactctagcgaaacatgataactataagaatattagctacaaaaataataactgcctaaaattaatttgtctaaaacacataaaatttaaatcacctaagcagatcataaataaatacaaccaacctacaccctaaaaagtaaagtttcactatattttatgcttgcataatttaagaatgtaaaagaaaatataaacaaagaatttaagaagctatttgaacttcttttgagtgtcatcttcaaaaagtaactccggatacctgcgtgagacttaataaaaatgttagtaagaaaataaataactatcggatgaattaaagaaataatgaataaacttaaaataaaaacccgtctttgtacatggaaggccttggaaatcgacggaaatttcttcatcggccaagtATTGTATCCAGTTCGAATTAGGTGGACATCACGAGTGGCAACTTATTCCTTTTAAAGAAGGAAGGCAATTCATCGAGTAGCATAACAATAGCTATTTTTTATCAAACAACTGGGACTTAAACGTAGCGACTAGTCCATCCCGAAGTAATAGCCATTTGCCTTTAAAGACAACTGCAAAATGACCCAAGCAGTTGTGACACTACCTTTATAAATGTAACGCAATTGGACCAAAAGATGCAGCAAATTCATCAAGGCATTAGTAGCAAAAATGAATGTCAAAGTGCAGCATTTGTTTTCTTGTAAAACAGGACAGTAACTTGACAAAGTGCTGCAACTAAGTACAACGTTTGGCTTAGAGAAATGCAGCAGCAGATGCCTCAAAATGTAGCAATGATTCAACTCAAAAATACAGCA
Encoded proteins:
- the LOC132641898 gene encoding protein root UVB sensitive 2, chloroplastic isoform X1, whose translation is MQILDKIKMQRKEADERPPQVPISWIEISNSVSRQFQFQTDGKLSVKMVDDSRPAAQRIVEPFLNKFFPSGYPYSVNEGYLRYTQFRALQHFTSAALSVLSTQSLLFAAGLRPTPAQATAVSWILRDGMQHVGKLICSNLGARMDSEPKRWRILADVLYDMGTGLEVLSPLCPHLFLEVAGLGNFAKGMAVVAARATRLPVYSSFAKEGNLSDLFAKGEAISTVFNVLGLGTGIYLASTICSSMQGKLVVAPLLSVIHVYSVVEEMRAAPVNTLNPQRTAMIVADFVKTGKISSPADLRYREDLLFPGRLIEDAGKVKVGRSLHEVVRPSKLQQFKETFPEEKFILNLGSRWTDMILEHNATGEDALRGWLVAAYASDIERLVHEPSANILLEAYDKMNGAFSPFLAELQAKGWHTDRFLDGTGNRFAF
- the LOC132641898 gene encoding protein root UVB sensitive 2, chloroplastic isoform X2, whose amino-acid sequence is MRGHLRCQFLGLKYLIQFLVNFNFKLMVKMVDDSRPAAQRIVEPFLNKFFPSGYPYSVNEGYLRYTQFRALQHFTSAALSVLSTQSLLFAAGLRPTPAQATAVSWILRDGMQHVGKLICSNLGARMDSEPKRWRILADVLYDMGTGLEVLSPLCPHLFLEVAGLGNFAKGMAVVAARATRLPVYSSFAKEGNLSDLFAKGEAISTVFNVLGLGTGIYLASTICSSMQGKLVVAPLLSVIHVYSVVEEMRAAPVNTLNPQRTAMIVADFVKTGKISSPADLRYREDLLFPGRLIEDAGKVKVGRSLHEVVRPSKLQQFKETFPEEKFILNLGSRWTDMILEHNATGEDALRGWLVAAYASDIERLVHEPSANILLEAYDKMNGAFSPFLAELQAKGWHTDRFLDGTGNRFAF